The following proteins come from a genomic window of Pseudomonas hygromyciniae:
- the gshA gene encoding glutamate--cysteine ligase: MSELLNRRLALLGKREHLSLLEHCLHGIERECLRVTGEGRLAQTPHPEALGAALTHESITTDYSESLLEFITPALPNPADTLRSLDRIHRFAYSKLRNEYLWSPSMPCPLPAEEDIPIAYYGTSNIGQLKYVYRKGLALRYGKTMQCIAGIHYNFSLPQELWPLLKETEGFVGTDRDYQSTAYIALIRNFRRYSWLLMYLFGASPALDAGFLRGRSHQLEQFDADTLYLPYATSLRMSDLGYQSNAQAGLTPCYNDLASYTDSLREAVATPYAPYVEVGTHKDGEWVQLNTNILQIENEYYSNIRPKRVTYTGERPIQALMARGIQYIEVRCLDINPFLPMGIDLPESRFLDAFLLYCALNDSPLFENNECGNATSNFLSVVKEGRRPGLQLQRRGQAVEMKEWASELLEKIAPLAALLDQSQGINEHSQALDAQLAKIQDASLTPSAQVLAAMQERKESFAQFSLRQSEVHAEYFRREPLPADEQARFEELARTSLAQQAELEQNEVGDFDVFVGSYQASILAISN, translated from the coding sequence TTGAGCGAACTTCTCAACCGCCGCCTGGCTCTGCTCGGCAAGCGCGAACACCTCTCTTTGCTTGAGCACTGCCTGCACGGCATCGAGCGTGAATGCCTGCGTGTCACTGGCGAAGGTCGCCTGGCTCAAACGCCGCATCCAGAGGCCCTGGGTGCCGCATTGACCCATGAATCGATCACCACCGACTATTCCGAATCGCTGCTGGAGTTCATCACGCCGGCGCTGCCCAACCCGGCAGACACCCTGCGCAGCCTCGACCGAATTCACCGTTTTGCCTACAGCAAGCTCCGCAACGAGTACCTGTGGAGTCCATCGATGCCGTGCCCGTTGCCGGCCGAGGAAGATATTCCGATTGCCTACTACGGCACCTCCAATATCGGACAGCTCAAGTACGTGTATCGCAAGGGCCTGGCCCTGCGCTACGGCAAGACCATGCAGTGCATCGCCGGCATCCACTACAACTTTTCCCTGCCGCAAGAGCTGTGGCCGCTGCTCAAGGAAACCGAAGGCTTCGTGGGCACCGACCGTGACTACCAGTCCACGGCCTATATCGCCCTGATCCGTAACTTCCGCCGCTACAGCTGGCTGCTGATGTACCTGTTCGGTGCCTCGCCAGCCCTGGATGCGGGCTTTTTGCGCGGGCGTTCCCATCAGCTTGAACAGTTCGATGCCGACACCCTGTACCTGCCTTATGCCACCAGCCTGCGCATGAGCGACCTGGGTTACCAGAGCAACGCCCAGGCCGGCCTGACCCCTTGCTACAACGATCTGGCCAGCTACACCGACAGCCTGCGCGAAGCGGTGGCAACGCCCTACGCGCCTTACGTCGAAGTCGGCACCCATAAGGATGGTGAGTGGGTCCAGCTCAACACCAACATCCTGCAGATCGAAAACGAGTACTACTCCAACATCCGCCCCAAGCGCGTGACCTACACCGGCGAACGGCCGATCCAGGCGCTGATGGCCCGTGGCATCCAGTACATCGAAGTGCGCTGCCTGGACATCAACCCGTTCCTGCCGATGGGTATCGATTTGCCAGAGTCGCGCTTTCTCGATGCGTTCCTGCTGTATTGCGCGCTGAACGACAGCCCGCTGTTCGAAAACAACGAATGCGGGAATGCCACGTCGAACTTCCTCAGCGTGGTCAAGGAAGGCCGGCGCCCGGGCTTGCAACTGCAGCGTCGCGGCCAGGCCGTGGAAATGAAGGAGTGGGCCAGCGAATTGCTGGAGAAAATCGCCCCGCTGGCCGCGCTGCTGGACCAGAGCCAGGGCATCAACGAACACAGCCAGGCACTGGATGCCCAGTTGGCGAAGATCCAGGACGCGTCCCTGACCCCGTCGGCCCAGGTGTTGGCGGCGATGCAGGAGCGCAAGGAAAGCTTTGCGCAGTTCTCCCTGCGCCAGAGCGAAGTGCACGCCGAGTACTTCCGTCGCGAGCCCTTGCCGGCGGACGAACAAGCACGCTTTGAAGAGCTGGCGCGTACGTCGCTGGCGCAACAGGCGGAGTTGGAGCAGAACGAAGTGGGCGATTTCGATGTATTTGTCGGGTCGTACCAGGCGAGCATTCTGGCCATCAGTAACTGA
- the tauA gene encoding taurine ABC transporter substrate-binding protein codes for MKLPSPLRLLAAVSLTGASLFAQAADVTIAYQTTVDPAKVAQADGAYEKATNAKIDWRKFDNGADIIAAIASGDVQIGYLGSSPLTAAITRKVPVQTFLVATQIGGAEALVARNGSGINSPQDLIGKKIAVPFVSTGHYSLLAALKHWNIDPAKVTVLNLAPPAIIAAWKRGDIDATYVWDPALGVAKENGKVLITSGELAKFGAPTFDAWIVRKDFAEKHPEIVSAFAKVTLDAYAQYRKDPQAWLADKGNVDKLVKLSGAKASDIPLLLQGNVYPLAADQVTLLGAPTTKAVTDTAAFLKEQGKVEAVLPDYAPYVSAKFITN; via the coding sequence ATGAAACTGCCTTCCCCTTTACGCCTCCTGGCGGCTGTATCCCTGACCGGCGCGAGCCTGTTTGCCCAGGCGGCCGACGTGACCATCGCCTACCAGACCACCGTTGACCCGGCCAAAGTCGCCCAGGCCGACGGCGCTTATGAAAAAGCCACCAACGCCAAGATTGACTGGCGCAAATTCGACAATGGCGCCGATATCATCGCCGCCATTGCTTCCGGCGACGTGCAGATCGGCTACCTCGGTTCCAGCCCGCTGACCGCCGCCATCACCCGCAAAGTACCCGTGCAAACCTTCCTCGTCGCCACCCAGATCGGCGGCGCCGAAGCCTTGGTGGCGCGCAACGGATCCGGGATCAACAGCCCCCAGGACCTGATCGGCAAGAAAATCGCCGTGCCGTTCGTTTCCACCGGCCACTACAGCCTGTTGGCCGCGCTCAAGCACTGGAACATCGACCCGGCCAAAGTCACCGTACTCAACCTCGCCCCGCCAGCCATTATCGCCGCCTGGAAACGCGGCGATATCGACGCCACTTATGTCTGGGACCCGGCCCTGGGCGTGGCCAAGGAAAACGGCAAAGTGCTGATCACCTCGGGCGAACTGGCCAAGTTCGGCGCGCCCACCTTCGATGCCTGGATCGTGCGTAAGGACTTTGCCGAGAAGCACCCGGAAATTGTCAGCGCCTTTGCCAAAGTCACCCTTGATGCCTACGCCCAATATCGCAAAGACCCACAAGCCTGGCTGGCCGACAAGGGCAATGTCGACAAACTGGTGAAGCTCTCCGGCGCCAAGGCCAGCGACATTCCGCTGCTGCTGCAAGGCAACGTCTACCCGCTGGCCGCCGACCAGGTAACGCTGCTTGGCGCCCCGACCACCAAGGCGGTGACTGACACCGCCGCGTTCCTCAAGGAACAAGGCAAGGTCGAAGCCGTGCTACCGGACTACGCCCCTTACGTCAGCGCCAAGTTCATCACTAACTGA
- a CDS encoding ATP-binding protein: MKTPLWFPQSFFSRTLWLVLIVVLFSKALTLVYLLMNEDVLVDRQYSHGVALTLRAYWAADPENREKIAKAATLTRVVGAGVPEGEQHWPYSEIYQRQMQAELGEDTEVRLRMHVSPALWVRAPSLGDGWLKVPLYPHPLRGQKIWNVLGWFLAIGLLSTASAWIFVRQLNQPLKRLVFAARQLGQGRSVRLPISDTPSEMTEVYSAFNQMAEDVEQAGRERELMLAGVSHDLRTPLTRLRLSLELMGNHTDLTDDMVRDIEDMDAILDQFLAFIRDGRDEVVEEVDLTDLVREVVAPYNQNGEQVRMRLEPIQPFALRRVSMKRLLNNLIGNALHHAGTEVEVAAYVSGDTSAPYVVLSVMDRGAGIDPAELEGIFNPFTRGDRARGGKGTGLGLAIVRRIASMHGGNVELRNRADGGLEARVRLPLGLMLPRDAV; this comes from the coding sequence ATGAAAACCCCGCTGTGGTTCCCCCAGAGTTTCTTCTCCCGCACCCTTTGGCTGGTGCTGATCGTCGTTCTGTTTTCCAAGGCATTGACCCTCGTTTACCTGCTGATGAACGAAGACGTGCTGGTCGATCGACAGTACAGCCACGGTGTTGCGCTGACATTGCGTGCCTACTGGGCTGCCGATCCGGAGAACCGTGAAAAAATCGCCAAGGCGGCGACCTTGACCCGTGTGGTGGGCGCGGGCGTCCCCGAGGGCGAGCAGCATTGGCCCTACAGCGAGATCTACCAGCGCCAGATGCAGGCCGAGCTGGGCGAGGACACCGAGGTGCGGTTGCGTATGCATGTTTCGCCAGCCTTGTGGGTCCGAGCCCCTAGCCTGGGGGATGGATGGTTGAAAGTGCCGCTGTATCCCCATCCGCTGCGGGGGCAGAAAATCTGGAACGTACTCGGCTGGTTCCTGGCCATTGGCCTGCTCTCCACCGCGTCGGCCTGGATTTTCGTGCGCCAGCTCAACCAGCCGCTCAAGCGTCTGGTGTTCGCCGCCAGGCAACTGGGGCAGGGGCGCAGTGTGCGCCTGCCAATCAGCGACACGCCCAGCGAAATGACCGAGGTGTACAGCGCGTTCAATCAGATGGCCGAAGATGTCGAACAGGCCGGTCGCGAACGCGAGCTGATGCTGGCCGGGGTCTCCCATGACCTGCGCACGCCGCTGACCCGTTTGCGCCTGTCCCTGGAGTTGATGGGCAACCACACCGATCTTACCGATGACATGGTCCGTGACATCGAAGATATGGATGCGATTCTCGACCAGTTCCTGGCGTTTATCCGCGATGGTCGCGATGAAGTGGTGGAGGAAGTTGACCTGACCGACCTGGTACGCGAGGTCGTGGCGCCCTATAACCAGAACGGCGAGCAGGTGCGCATGCGCCTGGAGCCTATCCAGCCCTTTGCCTTGCGCCGGGTCTCGATGAAGCGCCTGCTGAACAACCTGATCGGCAACGCCCTGCATCACGCGGGGACCGAGGTGGAAGTCGCCGCCTATGTGTCGGGTGATACCAGCGCGCCCTATGTGGTGCTGAGTGTCATGGACCGTGGCGCCGGGATCGACCCGGCGGAACTTGAGGGCATTTTCAACCCCTTCACCCGTGGTGATCGTGCTCGTGGTGGCAAAGGCACCGGGTTGGGGTTGGCGATTGTGCGGCGGATTGCTTCGATGCATGGCGGCAATGTCGAACTGCGCAACCGTGCCGATGGTGGGCTGGAGGCGCGGGTGCGCTTGCCGTTGGGCCTGATGTTGCCTAGAGATGCGGTCTAA
- a CDS encoding Tex family protein encodes MDSINSRIAEELGVRPQQVEAAVALLDEGSTVPFIARYRKEVTGSLDDIQLRHLEERLRYLRELDERRVSILASIQEQGKLTPQLERDIKLADTKTRLEDLYLPYKQKRRTKGQIALEAGLGELADGLFNDPSLAPEAEAARFVDAEKGVADVKAALEGAKYILMERFAEDANLLEKLRNYLKQEATLSARVIAGKEEEGAKFRDYFEHDEPLKSMPSHRALAIFRGRNEGILSSALKVGDELPGTMHPCEGMIGQQFGIQNQNRPADKWLSEVVRWTWKVKLYTHLETDLLGELRDGAETEAINVFAHNLHDLLLAAPAGPRATLGLDPGLRTGCKVAVVDATGKLLDHATVYPHVPHNKWDQTIAILAALCAKHAVDLIAIGNGTASRETDKLALELIKKYPGMKMTKVMVSEAGASVYSASELASKEFPDLDVSIRGAVSIARRLQDPLAELVKIDPKSIGVGQYQHDVSQLKLARGLDAVVEDCVNKVGVDVNTASVALLARISGLNATLAQNIVNHRDENGAFKTRAALKKVARLGEKTFEQAAGFLRVMNGDNPLDSSAVHPEAYPLVQRIAAETDRDIRSLIGDAAFLKRLDPKKYTDETFGVPTITDILQELEKPGRDPRPEFKTAEFQEGVEDLKDLQLGMILEGVVTNVTNFGAFVDIGVHQDGLVHISALSEKFIKDPREAVKAGDVVKVKVMEVDIPRKRVGLSMRMSDTPGEKIDGARGARPGSAPRQSQNRSESSAPRKETATAAPANNAMASLFANAKQLKKR; translated from the coding sequence ATGGACAGCATCAACAGCCGCATCGCCGAGGAACTCGGCGTACGCCCACAACAGGTCGAAGCGGCCGTCGCTCTACTGGATGAAGGCTCCACGGTGCCCTTCATCGCCCGTTACCGTAAAGAAGTGACCGGCAGCCTCGATGACATCCAGCTGCGGCATCTGGAAGAGCGCCTGCGCTACCTGCGAGAACTCGACGAACGGCGTGTCAGCATCCTCGCCAGTATCCAGGAGCAAGGCAAGCTGACCCCGCAACTTGAACGCGATATCAAGCTCGCCGACACCAAGACCCGCCTCGAAGACCTGTACCTGCCGTACAAGCAGAAGCGCCGCACCAAGGGCCAGATTGCCCTGGAAGCCGGCCTCGGCGAGCTGGCCGACGGCCTGTTCAACGACCCGTCCCTGGCCCCGGAAGCCGAAGCAGCGCGCTTTGTCGATGCCGAAAAAGGCGTTGCCGACGTCAAGGCTGCCCTCGAAGGCGCCAAGTACATCCTCATGGAGCGCTTCGCCGAAGATGCCAACTTGCTGGAAAAACTGCGTAACTACCTGAAACAGGAAGCCACCCTCAGCGCCCGCGTGATCGCCGGCAAAGAGGAAGAAGGCGCCAAGTTCCGCGATTACTTCGAGCACGACGAACCACTCAAAAGCATGCCGTCCCACCGCGCCCTCGCCATTTTCCGTGGGCGCAACGAAGGCATTCTCAGCTCCGCGCTGAAAGTCGGCGACGAACTGCCGGGCACCATGCACCCGTGCGAAGGCATGATCGGCCAACAATTCGGCATCCAGAATCAGAATCGTCCTGCGGACAAATGGCTCAGTGAAGTCGTGCGCTGGACTTGGAAGGTCAAGCTCTACACCCACCTGGAAACCGACCTGCTGGGCGAGCTGCGCGACGGTGCCGAAACCGAAGCGATCAACGTGTTCGCCCACAACCTGCACGACCTGCTGCTGGCCGCGCCAGCCGGCCCGCGCGCGACCCTGGGCCTGGACCCGGGCCTGCGCACCGGCTGCAAGGTCGCCGTGGTCGATGCCACCGGCAAACTGCTGGACCACGCCACCGTGTACCCGCACGTGCCCCACAACAAGTGGGACCAGACCATCGCCATCCTGGCCGCCTTGTGTGCCAAGCACGCGGTGGACCTGATCGCCATCGGCAACGGTACCGCCAGCCGCGAAACCGACAAGCTAGCCCTGGAACTGATCAAAAAATACCCAGGCATGAAAATGACCAAGGTCATGGTCTCCGAAGCCGGCGCTTCGGTGTACTCGGCGTCGGAACTGGCCTCCAAGGAATTTCCTGACCTCGATGTGTCGATCCGTGGTGCCGTATCCATCGCCCGCCGCCTGCAGGATCCGCTGGCCGAGTTGGTGAAAATCGACCCTAAATCCATCGGTGTCGGCCAGTACCAGCACGACGTGTCGCAGCTGAAACTGGCGCGCGGCCTGGATGCAGTGGTGGAAGACTGTGTGAACAAGGTCGGCGTCGACGTAAACACCGCCTCGGTCGCCTTGCTCGCACGGATTTCCGGCCTCAACGCCACCCTGGCGCAGAATATCGTCAACCATCGTGACGAAAACGGCGCGTTCAAGACCCGTGCGGCGCTGAAAAAAGTCGCACGCCTTGGCGAAAAAACCTTCGAACAAGCCGCCGGCTTCCTGCGCGTCATGAACGGCGACAACCCGCTGGACTCCTCAGCCGTCCACCCGGAAGCCTATCCGCTGGTGCAACGCATTGCCGCCGAGACCGACCGCGATATCCGTTCGCTGATCGGCGACGCCGCGTTCCTCAAGCGCCTGGATCCGAAGAAGTACACCGACGAAACCTTCGGCGTGCCGACCATCACCGACATCCTGCAAGAACTGGAAAAACCCGGCCGCGACCCGCGCCCCGAGTTCAAGACCGCCGAGTTCCAGGAAGGCGTCGAAGACCTCAAGGACCTGCAACTGGGGATGATCCTCGAAGGCGTGGTGACCAACGTGACCAACTTCGGCGCATTTGTGGACATCGGCGTGCATCAGGACGGTTTGGTACACATTTCTGCGCTTTCTGAGAAGTTCATCAAGGATCCGCGCGAGGCGGTGAAGGCCGGTGACGTGGTCAAGGTCAAGGTCATGGAAGTCGATATCCCGCGCAAACGCGTAGGCCTGTCGATGCGCATGAGCGATACCCCCGGCGAGAAAATCGACGGTGCCCGTGGTGCACGCCCAGGTTCGGCACCGCGCCAGTCGCAAAACCGCTCGGAAAGCAGCGCACCACGCAAGGAAACCGCCACCGCAGCCCCGGCCAACAACGCCATGGCTTCGCTGTTCGCCAACGCCAAGCAACTGAAGAAACGCTGA
- a CDS encoding RNA-binding S4 domain-containing protein: MAQKQEEDEKVRLDKWLWAARFYKTRALAKAAIESGKVHCRGERCKPGKEPHIGDELQIRVGFDEKTVVVQALSIVRRGAPEAQALYTETPASIAKRENAAAMRKSGALGMSTDGKPSKKQRRDLFKFRGSGNDE; the protein is encoded by the coding sequence GTGGCTCAAAAGCAGGAAGAGGACGAAAAAGTCCGTTTGGACAAGTGGTTGTGGGCTGCGCGTTTCTACAAGACTCGGGCCTTGGCCAAGGCCGCCATCGAAAGCGGCAAGGTGCATTGCCGTGGCGAACGCTGCAAACCGGGCAAGGAGCCGCACATTGGCGACGAGTTGCAGATTCGGGTTGGGTTTGATGAGAAGACAGTGGTGGTGCAGGCGCTTTCCATCGTCCGCCGCGGCGCTCCCGAAGCGCAGGCGCTGTACACCGAGACGCCGGCAAGTATCGCCAAGCGTGAGAATGCGGCGGCCATGCGCAAGTCCGGAGCTTTGGGGATGAGCACCGACGGCAAGCCAAGCAAGAAACAGCGCCGCGACCTGTTCAAGTTTCGCGGCAGCGGCAATGATGAGTGA
- a CDS encoding PaaI family thioesterase, translating to MDLPAGQTHSAFSELLGCRLQRLDQGVAEVALSLEPHLRNRAGKLHGGAIFSLVDIAMGLACSSAHGFDQQSATIECKINYIRAVSDGDVLCTARVIHPGRRTLVVEAEVYQNEKLVAKAQGTFAVL from the coding sequence ATGGATCTGCCGGCAGGCCAGACCCATAGCGCCTTCAGCGAACTGCTCGGCTGCCGCCTGCAACGCCTGGACCAGGGCGTTGCCGAGGTTGCCCTGAGCCTGGAGCCACACCTGCGCAACCGCGCAGGCAAGCTCCATGGCGGGGCGATTTTCAGCCTGGTGGACATTGCCATGGGGCTGGCCTGCTCCAGCGCCCATGGTTTTGACCAACAAAGCGCGACCATCGAGTGCAAAATCAACTACATCCGCGCCGTGTCCGACGGTGACGTGCTGTGTACTGCCCGAGTCATCCACCCTGGCCGGCGCACGCTGGTGGTCGAGGCCGAGGTGTATCAGAACGAAAAACTCGTCGCAAAAGCACAAGGCACCTTCGCTGTCCTATAG
- the rimK gene encoding 30S ribosomal protein S6--L-glutamate ligase, producing MKIAVLSRNPRLYSTRRLVEAGTERGHEMVVIDTLRAYMNIASHKPQIHYRGKPLEGFDAVIPRIGASVTFYGCAVLRQFEMMGVFPLNESVAIARSRDKLRSLQLLSRRGIGLPVTGFAHSPDDIPDLIEMVNGAPLVIKVLEGTQGIGVVLCETATAAESVIEAFMGLKQNIMVQEYIKEAGGADIRCFVVGDKVIAAMKRQAKPGEFRSNLHRGGSASLIKITPEERMTALRAAKVMGLSVAGVDILRSNHGPLVMEVNSSPGLEGIETTTNKDVAGIIIQHLEKNSGPNMTRTKGKG from the coding sequence ATGAAGATCGCTGTGCTGTCGCGTAACCCGCGTCTGTATTCCACCCGTCGCCTTGTCGAGGCCGGCACCGAACGGGGCCATGAGATGGTGGTGATCGATACGTTGCGCGCCTATATGAACATTGCCAGTCATAAGCCGCAGATCCACTACCGGGGCAAACCACTGGAAGGCTTCGACGCGGTGATCCCGCGCATCGGTGCCTCGGTGACCTTCTACGGCTGCGCGGTACTGCGCCAGTTTGAAATGATGGGGGTGTTTCCGCTCAACGAATCGGTGGCCATTGCCCGTTCCCGGGACAAGCTGCGCTCCCTGCAATTGCTATCGCGCCGCGGCATCGGCTTGCCGGTGACCGGCTTTGCCCATTCCCCTGATGACATTCCCGACCTGATAGAGATGGTCAACGGTGCCCCGTTGGTGATCAAGGTGCTGGAAGGCACCCAAGGCATTGGCGTGGTGCTGTGTGAAACCGCCACGGCGGCTGAGTCGGTGATCGAGGCGTTCATGGGCCTCAAGCAGAACATCATGGTTCAGGAATACATCAAGGAAGCCGGCGGTGCCGATATCCGCTGCTTCGTGGTGGGGGACAAGGTGATTGCGGCGATGAAACGCCAGGCCAAACCAGGGGAGTTTCGCTCCAACCTGCACCGGGGCGGCAGCGCCAGCCTGATCAAGATCACCCCGGAAGAGCGCATGACCGCCCTGCGTGCGGCCAAGGTCATGGGCTTGAGTGTGGCGGGTGTGGATATCCTGCGCTCGAACCACGGGCCATTGGTGATGGAAGTGAACTCTTCACCGGGCCTGGAAGGGATCGAAACCACCACCAACAAGGATGTGGCGGGGATCATCATTCAGCACCTGGAGAAGAACAGCGGGCCGAACATGACCCGCACCAAGGGCAAGGGCTGA
- the ompR gene encoding osmolarity response regulator transcription factor OmpR: MSSTAQTAEGEKILIVDDDPGLSSLLERFFTSKGYRARAVPNTEQMDRLLGREVFNLVVLDLMLPGEDGLTACKRLRGTNNQIPIIMLTAKGDELSRIKGLELGADDYLAKPFNPDELMARVKAVLRRQAAPVPGAPGSEDESVTFGDYELSLATRELKRGEEVHMLTTGEFAVLKALVMNARQPLTRDKLMNLARGREWDALERSIDVQISRLRRMIEPDPSKPRYIQTVWGVGYVFVPDGTATK, from the coding sequence ATGAGCAGCACTGCACAAACTGCTGAAGGCGAAAAAATTCTCATCGTTGATGACGATCCGGGGCTGAGCAGCCTGCTGGAGCGGTTCTTCACCTCCAAGGGCTACCGTGCCCGCGCGGTGCCGAACACCGAGCAGATGGATCGTCTGCTGGGGCGCGAAGTCTTCAACCTGGTCGTACTCGACCTGATGTTGCCGGGTGAAGACGGCCTGACGGCGTGCAAGCGCCTGCGCGGCACCAACAACCAGATCCCGATCATCATGCTGACCGCCAAGGGCGATGAGTTGAGCCGGATCAAGGGCCTGGAACTGGGCGCTGACGATTACCTGGCCAAGCCGTTCAACCCTGACGAGCTGATGGCTCGGGTCAAGGCCGTATTGCGTCGCCAGGCGGCTCCCGTTCCGGGCGCTCCAGGCAGCGAAGACGAAAGCGTGACCTTTGGTGACTACGAACTGTCGCTGGCGACCCGTGAGCTCAAGCGTGGCGAAGAAGTCCACATGCTTACCACGGGTGAATTCGCGGTGCTCAAGGCGCTGGTAATGAACGCTCGCCAACCGCTGACCCGTGACAAGCTGATGAACCTGGCCCGTGGTCGCGAATGGGACGCCCTGGAGCGCTCCATCGATGTGCAGATTTCCCGTCTGCGCCGGATGATCGAGCCGGATCCGTCCAAGCCGCGTTATATCCAGACAGTGTGGGGCGTGGGTTACGTGTTTGTGCCGGATGGCACGGCAACCAAGTAA
- the rimB gene encoding retropepsin-like aspartic endopeptidase RimB, whose translation MKTFDHLTVVGLREWVALPDLGVAGLRAKIDTGASTSSLHATEIEPFERDGEKWVRFTAHLGSVVQLRHRRCEAPLVAMKTIKSSNGQAQVRYVISTTLALGDRVWRVEFTLACRKTMRYRLLLGSKALIDGQLVVNPGLKYVQDKPVFPVSTIAATGVA comes from the coding sequence TTGAAGACATTTGACCATTTGACCGTTGTCGGTCTGCGTGAATGGGTGGCGCTTCCCGATCTGGGAGTGGCGGGCCTGCGCGCGAAGATCGACACCGGGGCCAGTACCTCCAGCCTGCATGCCACCGAGATCGAGCCTTTTGAGCGTGACGGTGAAAAGTGGGTGCGTTTCACCGCGCACCTGGGCAGCGTGGTGCAACTGCGTCACCGGCGTTGCGAAGCGCCGCTGGTGGCGATGAAAACCATTAAAAGCTCCAACGGCCAGGCGCAGGTGCGCTACGTCATCAGCACCACCCTGGCCCTGGGTGATCGGGTATGGCGGGTGGAGTTCACCCTGGCTTGCCGCAAAACCATGCGTTACCGCCTGTTGCTAGGTTCCAAAGCCCTGATCGACGGCCAGTTGGTGGTCAACCCGGGGCTCAAATACGTTCAAGACAAGCCGGTGTTCCCGGTCTCTACTATTGCTGCCACAGGTGTTGCATGA
- the tauB gene encoding taurine ABC transporter ATP-binding subunit gives MALLQLERISAQYPGATTPVLKDISLTLGPQQLLVALGPSGSGKTSLLNLIAGFVEPSAGRITLDGVPVKGPSAERGVVFQDDALLPWQDVLANVGFGLELAGMPKAQRQVRAREMLALVDLAGFDSRRIWQLSGGQKQRVGLARALAADPRVLLMDEPFGALDAFTREQMQELLLQVWRRTAKPVFLITHDIEEAVFLATDLILLAPNPGQIVERLSLDFGQRYAAGESARAIKSDPRFIETREHVLGKVFSQRQVYA, from the coding sequence ATGGCCTTGCTACAGCTGGAGCGCATCAGCGCACAGTACCCAGGCGCAACCACGCCCGTGCTGAAGGATATTTCCCTGACTCTTGGTCCCCAGCAATTGCTGGTGGCCCTCGGCCCTTCCGGCAGTGGCAAGACTTCGCTGTTGAACCTGATTGCCGGCTTCGTCGAACCCAGCGCCGGGCGCATCACCCTCGACGGCGTGCCCGTCAAAGGCCCGAGTGCCGAGCGTGGCGTGGTGTTCCAGGACGATGCCTTGCTGCCCTGGCAGGATGTGCTGGCCAATGTCGGCTTCGGTCTGGAACTGGCCGGCATGCCCAAGGCCCAGCGGCAAGTCCGCGCCCGTGAGATGCTCGCGCTGGTGGACCTGGCCGGCTTTGACAGCCGGCGCATCTGGCAGCTGTCTGGCGGGCAGAAACAACGCGTCGGCCTGGCCCGCGCTCTGGCTGCCGACCCCCGGGTGTTGCTGATGGACGAACCCTTCGGCGCCCTCGATGCCTTCACCCGCGAACAGATGCAGGAGCTGCTGCTGCAAGTCTGGCGGCGCACAGCCAAGCCGGTGTTCCTGATCACCCACGACATCGAAGAAGCGGTATTTCTCGCCACCGACCTGATTCTGCTGGCCCCCAACCCCGGGCAAATCGTCGAGCGCCTGAGCCTGGATTTCGGCCAGCGTTACGCTGCCGGCGAATCGGCGCGCGCGATCAAGTCCGACCCCCGGTTTATCGAAACCCGCGAACACGTGCTGGGCAAAGTGTTCTCCCAACGGCAGGTGTACGCATGA